From the genome of Streptomyces sp. V2I9:
GTTCAGGTCGGCGATGACGATGCGATAGCCGAAGGCGAGGGCGGAGACGGTGCTGCTGCCGGAACGCACCTGGGCGCGCAGGCCGGGCAGCTCCTCGACGAAGCGCTCGATACGGTCCAGGGCGCTCCCGGCGCTGCCGGGAACCGCGGTGAGCCCCCGGGTCCTGCCGTGGAATCCGGCGATGCTCCGGTCGGTCTCCTCGGTGCGCAGCCGGAAGGTCTCCGCGCTTCCCCGGTCGGAGATCAGGGCGGTGGCCGCCGCCCGTTCCCGCTGTAATCGGTGGGCCAAGTCAGCTGCGCCGTCGGCTACTTCGATCATCGAGGTCAGCCGTCCGGCCTGGATCGCCTGATCGGTGGCGGGCACGAGGGCCAGTACCGAGAAGGCGACGGCCACGGTGAGCGGAGCACTGACGAGAAGGACGAGGCGACGTTTGATTTTCACCGCGCGGCTCCGTCGCCGGAACCGGGGTCGAGTATCAGGGGCACGCAATACCTGTCAACGAGTCGTGGGGGTAAAAACAGTGCGGGTGGGGGGAGTTGGGGCGGTTGGGGCAGCAGATGCCCCTGTGGCGCGGCACGATCCTATGCCGAAGGACGCACTCACCGACGAGTGAATCTCTGAAAAATATGTACACCGATCGCATGAAGGTGTTCCGCCTTCACTCACAAGTGATCGTAAAACGACGGCTTTCCCGCGAATCGCTTCAGCGCGCCAGGTGGTCGCTGACCCTGCCGCCATCGGTCCCGCAGCCCGCCGCTCCAGACCGACCTGGATCGGACACACGGAACGGGGGCCGGTGTCGTCGGCGCGGGCCTTCGGGCCCCGGCGGGGATCACCCGCACCTCACCGCTGCCGCGTCGAGGGCTCGTGCGGTCACGGGGGGGCGGGTGGGTGGGGCCGCCCGGCCGGAAGCCGGGCGGCCCCGCGGGCGGAGGTCAGTCGTCGAGGGAGTCCTTGACCTTGCCGAGGTCGACGAACTTGAAGTTGGTCGAGGCCCGGTCGCCGTCGCCGGGGGAGTCGTGTCCGTCCTGGACGACGAGGAGGCCGTCGGGGTACGCGGACCCGAGCGGGGCGTTGAGGACCGCCGCGCCGTCGCACTCCTCGGAGCCGTCGAGGGTGTCGTTCGCGGCGGCGACCCGGAAGCCGCCCTCGTACTCGTTGGCGTCCTCCCATTCGCGGTCGTAGGCGGCGAAGGTGTTGTCGCCCTGGCTGGAGGCGAGGAGGTAGCCGTCGCCGTCGGACTCGGTGAGCAGCGTCAGGCCCTCGACGTCCGCCGAGATCCTCGTGCCGCCGAAGCCGGGGTCGGCGCCCGGCGCGCACTCCTCGCTCTCCTCGTCGTAGACGCCCGGCACCCCGTACTCGCGGACCTTGTCGACCAGCTTCGGCGTTCCGCTGAGATCGGCGCGCATCCGCCAGATGCCGACGTCCTCCTGGCCGGCGTAGAGCATGCCGTTGGCCGGGTCGACGACCATCCCCTCGACCTGGGGCAGCTCGCCGGGCTCGCCGCACGGCGACCAGGAGACGCCGTTGGGCAGCCGGAAGGAGGAGGGCAGGTCCAGGGTGCGGATCTTGCGGTAGGTGACCTTGCCGTCCGCCGCCGGCAGCAGTTCCAGCAGGGCGATGCTGGTGCGTTCACGACGGCTGACCAGGGCATAGGCCTTCCCGGTCGCCGGATCCGTCCAGGCCGCCAGACCGTAGGCGGTTCGCTGGTCGTTGATGTCGGCCTGGTCGCGGGAGAACACGGGCGGCGCGGTGGGGTCGGTGACGTCGGTCAGCGGACCGCCGGCGCGGTCGCGGTCGATGCGGTGGAAGCGCAGCCGGTCGTGGCCGCGGTCGCTGGTGACGGCCAGGTCGGCCTTCCCCGAGGAGAGCCGCAGCCCGTGGACGAGGTCCACGTTGTTGAAACGGCCCGGCGCGTCGTCCTCGCCCGCGGCGGGAGGCGCGGCTATCGACTGCACCAGGCGCGCTTGAAGGTCGTAGACGCGCAGGCCCCCTTCCTTGGCGGTGGCGACGACGAGGCTGCGGCCGGGGGCCGCGGCGTTGCGCCAGATGGCGGGGTCGTCCGCGTCGGCGTTGCCGCCCTCGTCGTCGTCGTGCAGCACGGCCGTCTCCGCGCGCGGGGTGAGGGCCGGCAGCGCGTCGCCGGAAACACGATGACGGCCCTCGGCCTGCGCCGGCGCGGCCAGGGCCGTAGCCGTCAGGGCCGTGGTCACGGCCAGCACGGCCGACCGGACGATCATGGAGCGAGTCACGGTGATCTCCTCGGGAAGGGGGACGGTCCCGCGAGAGCGTGGTTGCTCCTCGTGTCGGCACGGCGGCCTCCGGCCGACCGGCAACCCCCACCTCGTATGTACAGGGGATGAACGCCGTGTGGGCGGCGCGGCGTGCGCCGGGGACGGGACGCTCCGGGGCGCGGTCCGGGGCGCCGGGAAGACCGGCAGGCAGGGGGCGCGGGCGCCGGGGCGTGGCGCCGGGCGGACCCGGTGAACATTCGGTGAGAATCGTTCCGCGCACATTGCCGCCGGGTGAAGAAGGAAAGGACGCACCGGGCCGCCCTCGGTTTTCTTGACTTCTGCCGGACAGGTGTCCGGACCACGCGATCCTGGGCCCACCCTTTACCGTTGCTATACCTTCACCGGGCGACGGCCTGTCCCGTCTTCGGCTTTCGCCCGGCCTCCCCTTCGGGTACGGATCGGAGGCGGCGGAGATGTGTGATCGCTGTCCGAAACGCGATGCGCCGAATTCTCGCCATTCAGGATGGCAGGCACCCTGTTTCCGCCGCCCGGACCGGTTCGTATCGCCCCATCGCCCCTTCGCTCGTGGTCGAACATGGCGTCCCACCTGCATCGATACACCTCGGCCACATGATGTGCGCAACCCGGATGCATATCACGTGACAGGTGTATATCAGTCCTTCGTCGAGGCACTGTTGAACACGTAAACGCCACCGGTCACACTGAGGACCGAAGCCGCCGTGGGTATGGACCATGCCCGATGCGTCGGCTCCAGAGTCTCTTGCGCGCCGATATGTGTCGTTCCCTCCATGTCCCTGCGGGGTGTTGCCGTGTGCCGTCTTCCAGGAAAGTGATGACGTGACCCGAAAGCCGGGGCGGTCCCTGTCGGGGGGCGGCCCCGGGGATATCTCCCCGGACCGTGACGGGAATGGGCCCGTCCGCGAGGGCGGCCCCGGGGAGCGGGTGGCGTGGAACCGGTGCCGCGGTGGAGTGAGGGAGACATGGCAGGGGACGGTCACGTGGAGTGGAGTACGGAGTCGGCCGCGTCGGGGCCGGCGACGGCACGGGCGCCGCGGGCGGCCCGGCGGGCCACGGGCCCCGAGGGGCGCTTCTTCCGATGTCCGGGAACCCGCGCACGCTTCTGACGGGGTGAGCCCCCGGGCCGCGTCATGCCCTGTGGCAGCCGCGCGGCCTCTCCGCCGTCGCGTATCGGCGCCCCCGTTCCGGTCGAACGCCCGCCGGTGCGGTCCCCGTGCCCTCCCCGTACTCCTCTGCGAAAGGAAAGCAGCGTCATGGCTGTGGGAATCCACCACTTGAGGACGTTCCTCACGGCGGTCGACGAAGGCAGCATCTCGAAGGCCGCGGCCCGCCTGTACGAGGCCCAGTCGGCGGTCTCCCGCAGGCTCGCGGAGCTGGAGCGCCACGTGAAACAGACCCTGTTGGAACGCTCCGCGGAGGGGGTGCAGCCCACCGTGGCGGGAAAGATGTTCTGCGCCAAGGCGGATGCCGCCGTCACCGCCTTCGACGACGCCATGCACGCGGACCCGCAGCGGGTGCGGGCCCTGCGGGTGGGGCATGCCTGGTCGGCGATCGGGGTGTACACCAGCGAGATACTGCGCCAGTGGAAGGAGGCGAACCCGGAGGTCCTGGTACGTCTGAAGCGGGTCGACGACCCCGCGGGCGGGCTCACCACGGGCCAGTCGGACGTGGCGATCATGCGCACGCACACCGGGCGGCGCAGTCTGCACGAGGAACTGCTCGTCATGGAGCCCCGCGTCGTCGCGGTCCCCTCGGACTGCCCGTTGATCGAGATGGGCGAGGTGCTGCTGCGGGATCTGGCCGACTACCCGCTGGTGATCAACTCCTTCTCCGGCACCACCAATCTCGACCTGTGGGCGGAGGGCGGGCAGCCCGTGGTGGCGGTGGAGGTGGACACGATCGACGACTGGCAGAGCTACATCGCCGCCGGTGTCGGGATCGGCGTGACCCCCGCATCCACCGCCTGGATGCATCCGCATGCCGAGAT
Proteins encoded in this window:
- a CDS encoding LysR family transcriptional regulator — translated: MAVGIHHLRTFLTAVDEGSISKAAARLYEAQSAVSRRLAELERHVKQTLLERSAEGVQPTVAGKMFCAKADAAVTAFDDAMHADPQRVRALRVGHAWSAIGVYTSEILRQWKEANPEVLVRLKRVDDPAGGLTTGQSDVAIMRTHTGRRSLHEELLVMEPRVVAVPSDCPLIEMGEVLLRDLADYPLVINSFSGTTNLDLWAEGGQPVVAVEVDTIDDWQSYIAAGVGIGVTPASTAWMHPHAEISYLPLRDAPAVPVYLVWASNNRHPALSSFIQLARDVVREGVD
- a CDS encoding phytase, with protein sequence MIVRSAVLAVTTALTATALAAPAQAEGRHRVSGDALPALTPRAETAVLHDDDEGGNADADDPAIWRNAAAPGRSLVVATAKEGGLRVYDLQARLVQSIAAPPAAGEDDAPGRFNNVDLVHGLRLSSGKADLAVTSDRGHDRLRFHRIDRDRAGGPLTDVTDPTAPPVFSRDQADINDQRTAYGLAAWTDPATGKAYALVSRRERTSIALLELLPAADGKVTYRKIRTLDLPSSFRLPNGVSWSPCGEPGELPQVEGMVVDPANGMLYAGQEDVGIWRMRADLSGTPKLVDKVREYGVPGVYDEESEECAPGADPGFGGTRISADVEGLTLLTESDGDGYLLASSQGDNTFAAYDREWEDANEYEGGFRVAAANDTLDGSEECDGAAVLNAPLGSAYPDGLLVVQDGHDSPGDGDRASTNFKFVDLGKVKDSLDD